The Carassius gibelio isolate Cgi1373 ecotype wild population from Czech Republic chromosome B22, carGib1.2-hapl.c, whole genome shotgun sequence genome window below encodes:
- the LOC127988118 gene encoding uncharacterized protein LOC127988118: MKHSLKITLFVLLLCGVFGADEVKSVMEGDSVTLTPDPAKIQGFSKIQWRFGNTRIAQIKGTESSTENEDIFRDRLKLDHQTGSLTIRNMRIIQSGLYQLQIDNRNTGLSYIQFNVTVKESPSVIAEGEAESKLMSVTAGDPVTLHVPQIQGDELIVWRFGDEGKLIAKADIEAKSSSLYDETDERFRDRLKLDQTGSLTITNTSTTDSGLYTAKISSNKQTLYKRFTVTVSERGFSGGVVAGIVIGVLLLAVAVAGVIYYFLRPITNKLPNQTWSVPVRDNITLNPEPEIQTGDEIQWLFGDEDTLIAEIKGENREMKTYDGPDERFENILKLDETTGSLTITHISEHSGLYTLKIRRGRETFYKRFNVSVSERMITVTEGDPVFLYPDTKIQKDDEVQWLFGDKEQTVQTEIKNTEVTKYTGTDWRFRDRLKLNEEKGKLIFTNITAAHEGYYTLKITRGRDKIYERFNISVTERKITVMEGYPVTLKPAYEIKKDDVIHWLFGDREYQTVIAEFNVKTGEISRHADVALGRFRDRLELDETTGSLTINNTKTTHTGVYKLEIISSRGVTKQTITVTVNCSVLKKEAREKLVMKEKTDDTENRVNESVTVEMEKKPLLNGEDVNVVNEERTSSL, from the exons ATGAAACATTCTTTGAAAATCACCCTGTTTGTATTACTATTGTGCG gtgtgtttggtgctgATGAAGTAaagtcagtgatggagggagattctgttacTCTAACCCCTGATCCTGCCAAAATACAGGGATTTAGTAAGATACAGTGGAGGTTTGGAAATACACGCATTGCTCAAATCAAGGGAACTGAGAGCTCAACTGAAAATGAAGAtatattcagagacagactgaagctggaccatcagactggatctctgaccatcaggaACATGAGAATCATACAGTCTGGACTTTATCAACTACAGATTGACAACcgtaacactggcctatcatatATACAATTCAACGTTACTGTCAaag AGTCTCCATCTGTTATTGCTGAGGGTGAAGCTGAATCGAAGCTCATGTCAGTGACAGCAGGAGATCCTGTCACTCTTCATGTTCCTCAAATACAAGGAGATGAGCTGATAGTCTGGAGGTTTGGAGATGAAGGAAAACTCATAGCTAAAGCTGATATAGAGGCCAAGAGCTCATCATTATATGATGAaactgatgagagattcagagacagactgaaactggatcagactggatctctgaccatcacaaacaccagcaccacagactctggactttatacaGCGAAGATCAGCAGCAACAAACAGACTTTATACAAGAGATTCACTGTTACTGTCAGTG AACGAGGTTTCTCTGGAGGTGTTGTAGCAGGGATTGTTATTGGTGTTCTGCTGCTGGCTGTAGCTGTAGCTGGTGTGATTTACTACTTCCTTCGCCCCATTACCAACAAACTACCAAACCAAACAT GGTCAGTGCCGGTGAGAGATAATATCACTCTAAACCCTGAACCTGAAATACAGACTGGAGATGAGATACAGTGGCTGTTTGGAGATGAAGACACTCTCATCGCTGAAATCAAAGGAGAGAACAGAGAGATGAAGACATATGATGGTCCTGATGAGAGATTCGAGAACATACTGAAGCTGGACGAGACGACTGGATCACTGACCATCACACACATCTCTGAACACTCTGGACTCTACACTCTGAAGatcagaagaggaagagaaacctTCTACAAAAGATTCAATGTTTCTGTCAGCG AGAGGATGATAACAGTGACAGAGGGAGATCCTGTCTTTCTATACCCTGATACTAAAATACAGAAAGATGATGAGGTTCAGTGGCTGTTTGGAGATAAAGAGCAGACTGTCCAGACTGAAATCAAGAACACAGAGGTGACTAAATATACTGGAACTGAttggagattcagagacagactgaagctgaacGAGGAGAAAGGCAAACTGATCTTCACAAACATCACCGCTGCACACGAGGGATACTACACTCTGAAGATCACAAGAGGCAGAGACAAAATATACGAAAGATTCAACATTTCTGTCACCG AGAGGAAGATAACAGTGATGGAGGGATATCCTGTCACTCTAAAACCTGCTTATGAAATAAAGAAAGATGATGTGATTCACTGGCTGTTTGGAGATAGAGAGTATCAGACTgtcatagctgaattcaatgtaAAGACCGGAGAGATCTCAAGACATGCTGATGTTGCTcttgggagattcagagacagactggagCTGGACGAGacgactggatctctgaccatcaacaACACCAAAACTACACACACTGGAGTCTATAAACTAGAGATCATCTCCAGCAGAGGGGTTACAAAACAGACAATCACTGTCACTGTCAACT GTTCTGTTCTCAAAAAAGAAGCGAGGGAGAAATTAGTGATGAAGGAAAAGACTG ATGACACAGAAAACCGAGTGAATGAATCAGTGACTGTAGAGATGGAGAAGAAACCGCTGCTGAATGGAGAGGATGTGAATGTAGTGAATGAAGAGCGGACGAGTTCACTTTAA